The following proteins are co-located in the Gloeocapsa sp. PCC 7428 genome:
- a CDS encoding DEAD/DEAH box helicase → MNFSFESLGLSEARIQHLEKIGFTAATNIQAQAIPHLLAGRDVVGQSQTGTGKTAAFSLPILERIDPNQRSVQALILTPTRELAVQVKEAISSFIGEQNIRVVAIYGGQSIDRQMLQLKRGVQIVVGTPGRVIDLIDRGSLQLNQINWMVLDEADEMLSMGFIDDVEKILQTAPSERQTALFSATMPPSIRQLVTKFLRSPVTVTVEQPKAAPTRINQVAYLVPRHWTKARALQPILALEDPESALIFVRTRKTAAELTNQLQAAGYSVDEYHGDLTQQARERLLMRFRNKQVRWVIATDIAARGLDVEDLTHVINYDLPDSVETYVHRIGRTGRAGKEGTAISLVQPFERRKQQLIERHVRQSWKVISIPTRAQIEARHLEKLQGQVQEVLSGERLASFLPIVRDLSNEYDVHAIAAAALQMAYDSTRPAWMQSEAAIIEPDKPSTPKPILRSARSQSVSKNS, encoded by the coding sequence ATGAATTTTTCCTTTGAAAGCTTGGGTCTTTCAGAAGCACGTATTCAACATTTAGAAAAAATTGGATTTACAGCAGCGACAAATATTCAAGCGCAAGCAATTCCTCACTTACTTGCAGGGCGCGATGTTGTCGGACAATCGCAAACTGGTACCGGAAAAACAGCCGCATTTTCATTGCCAATTTTAGAGCGCATTGACCCAAATCAAAGATCGGTGCAAGCTTTAATTTTGACACCCACACGCGAGTTAGCGGTACAGGTAAAAGAAGCGATTTCTAGCTTTATCGGCGAGCAAAATATCCGTGTAGTAGCAATTTATGGCGGACAATCGATTGACCGACAAATGCTACAACTCAAGCGTGGCGTGCAAATTGTTGTCGGTACGCCAGGGCGGGTGATTGATTTGATCGATCGCGGTAGCTTGCAGCTAAATCAAATTAATTGGATGGTGTTAGACGAAGCCGATGAAATGCTCAGCATGGGCTTTATTGATGATGTAGAGAAAATTTTACAGACTGCACCAAGCGAACGGCAAACAGCTTTATTCTCTGCCACAATGCCACCGTCGATTCGTCAATTAGTGACAAAGTTTTTGCGATCGCCCGTAACGGTGACAGTCGAACAGCCAAAAGCAGCACCAACACGCATCAATCAAGTTGCGTACTTAGTTCCCCGCCATTGGACAAAAGCACGCGCCTTACAACCGATTTTGGCGCTGGAAGATCCCGAATCTGCTTTGATCTTTGTGCGCACTCGAAAAACGGCGGCTGAACTGACAAATCAGTTACAAGCAGCAGGTTACAGCGTAGACGAATATCACGGCGATTTAACGCAGCAAGCGCGTGAAAGACTGTTAATGCGCTTCCGGAACAAGCAAGTACGCTGGGTGATTGCGACTGATATCGCGGCGCGTGGTTTAGATGTCGAAGATTTGACGCACGTCATCAACTACGACTTACCCGATAGTGTCGAAACGTATGTCCACCGCATCGGGCGAACTGGGCGTGCAGGTAAAGAAGGAACCGCGATTTCGTTGGTACAACCGTTTGAACGACGCAAACAGCAATTGATTGAGCGTCACGTTCGTCAAAGTTGGAAAGTCATTTCTATTCCAACGCGAGCGCAGATTGAAGCACGTCATTTAGAAAAGCTGCAAGGTCAAGTACAAGAGGTTCTATCAGGAGAACGTTTAGCTTCGTTCTTACCCATTGTGCGCGATTTAAGCAACGAATACGACGTCCACGCGATCGCTGCTGCTGCATTACAGATGGCGTATGATTCGACTCGTCCCGCTTGGATGCAGTCAGAAGCTGCAATAATCGAACCCGATAAACCATCGACACCGAAACCGATTTTGCGCTCAGCGCGATCGCAATCTGTATCGAAAAATAGCTAA
- a CDS encoding inositol monophosphatase family protein, translating into MNKDFWTSILDFAQTTTQQVGTQLLKDFGHVQASQKADGSLVTQSDKWADQALREAIATHFPEHGILSEEGDQTFPGSEWCWVIDPLDGTTNFTRGIPLWAISLGLLYQGTPVFGCIYLPPLNQVFHGFFPGESQLKMPSGAFLNHSPIHSSNDAPGSNHFFSLCARSTSVIQPGFPCKIRMLGVASYNFLTVAAGTTLGAVEATPKVWDLAGAWVIVKAAGGAWVSLHSQPLFPLLPGKDYGDRSFPTLVVSHAELVPVFRPYMQKIAQ; encoded by the coding sequence TTGAATAAAGATTTTTGGACATCAATTCTTGACTTTGCGCAAACGACAACCCAACAGGTTGGAACGCAACTTCTCAAAGATTTTGGACACGTACAAGCGTCACAAAAAGCGGATGGCAGTTTGGTGACGCAATCGGATAAATGGGCAGATCAAGCTTTACGCGAGGCGATCGCAACTCATTTCCCCGAACACGGGATTTTAAGTGAAGAGGGCGATCAAACTTTTCCTGGTAGCGAGTGGTGTTGGGTTATCGATCCTCTCGATGGTACGACGAATTTTACCAGAGGAATTCCACTATGGGCAATTTCGTTAGGTCTACTCTACCAAGGAACTCCTGTTTTTGGCTGCATCTATCTACCACCACTTAATCAAGTTTTTCATGGCTTTTTTCCAGGAGAATCTCAACTAAAAATGCCGTCTGGGGCTTTTTTAAATCATAGTCCGATCCACAGCAGTAACGATGCTCCTGGTTCTAACCACTTTTTTAGCTTATGCGCGCGCAGTACTTCGGTGATTCAGCCAGGTTTCCCTTGTAAAATTCGGATGCTTGGCGTCGCTAGCTATAATTTCCTTACCGTCGCCGCCGGAACGACGCTAGGCGCAGTTGAAGCAACGCCTAAAGTGTGGGATCTTGCTGGGGCTTGGGTTATCGTTAAAGCGGCTGGTGGCGCTTGGGTATCGCTGCATTCGCAACCTTTGTTTCCGCTACTACCTGGTAAAGATTATGGCGATCGCTCTTTTCCTACTTTAGTTGTCAGCCATGCAGAATTAGTGCCAGTTTTTCGACCTTATATGCAGAAGATTGCACAATGA
- the btpA gene encoding photosystem I biogenesis protein BtpA, with amino-acid sequence MDLKQLFKTPNPIIGVVHLLPLPTAPGWGNNLKAVIDRAEQEATALASGGVDGIIVENFFDAPFTKNQVDPAVVSAMTVVIQRLMQLVTIPLGVNVLRNDAHSALAIATVVKAQFIRVNVLTGVMATDQGLIEGQAHQLLRYRREIGSDVRIFADVLVKHARPLSSPNLTVAVQDTIERGLADAVILSGWATGSPPDLQDLELAKAAAYDTPVLIGSGANWENISTLMQAADGVIVSSSLKRHGRREQTIDPIRVSQFVEAARSSKLQTIKVGDPMGIKDQESGVRS; translated from the coding sequence GTGGACTTAAAGCAGCTATTTAAAACTCCCAACCCAATTATCGGCGTAGTTCATTTACTACCGTTGCCCACCGCACCAGGTTGGGGTAATAACCTTAAAGCCGTGATTGACCGTGCCGAACAAGAGGCAACAGCGCTGGCGAGTGGCGGCGTTGATGGTATTATCGTTGAAAATTTTTTTGACGCGCCATTTACAAAAAATCAAGTCGATCCAGCGGTAGTCAGTGCGATGACCGTAGTCATTCAGCGGCTAATGCAGTTAGTTACGATTCCGCTTGGGGTGAATGTCCTGCGGAACGACGCGCATAGCGCCTTAGCGATCGCCACCGTTGTCAAAGCCCAATTCATTCGCGTCAACGTTCTCACGGGCGTGATGGCAACAGATCAAGGATTAATCGAAGGGCAAGCGCACCAATTATTGCGCTATCGTCGCGAAATTGGCAGCGATGTCCGAATTTTTGCGGATGTACTTGTCAAACACGCACGACCGTTGAGTTCGCCAAATCTGACTGTGGCTGTACAAGATACGATCGAGCGGGGTTTAGCCGATGCCGTCATTTTGTCAGGTTGGGCAACAGGTAGCCCACCCGATTTACAAGATTTAGAACTTGCCAAAGCAGCAGCTTACGATACGCCAGTTCTGATTGGCAGCGGTGCGAACTGGGAAAATATTTCGACATTAATGCAAGCCGCAGACGGTGTGATCGTCTCCTCATCGCTGAAACGGCACGGTCGCCGCGAGCAAACAATCGATCCGATTCGCGTTAGCCAATTTGTCGAAGCTGCACGCAGTAGCAAGCTGCAAACTATAAAAGTGGGCGATCCGATGGGGATCAAAGATCAAGAATCGGGGGTGCGGAGTTAG
- a CDS encoding cupin domain-containing protein, with product MLVQKLNNCPEFLAGDSTHLRELLHPDKQAIALRYSLAHATLPVGETSQPHSLKTSEVYYILSGKGEMHIDDETQIVEPGDAVYIPPNAKQFISSCGDEPLVFICIVDPAWRKEDETVY from the coding sequence ATGCTCGTACAAAAACTTAACAACTGTCCTGAATTTCTGGCTGGAGATAGCACGCATTTACGCGAATTATTGCATCCAGATAAACAAGCGATCGCCTTACGCTACAGTCTAGCTCATGCTACTTTACCTGTAGGAGAAACTTCACAACCTCATTCTTTAAAAACATCTGAAGTTTACTACATTCTCAGTGGAAAAGGCGAAATGCACATCGACGATGAAACGCAAATCGTCGAACCTGGTGATGCCGTTTACATTCCACCGAATGCCAAGCAGTTTATTTCTAGTTGTGGTGATGAACCATTAGTTTTTATTTGTATTGTCGATCCAGCATGGCGCAAAGAAGATGAAACTGTTTATTAA
- a CDS encoding isoprenylcysteine carboxylmethyltransferase family protein: MKLLTDWGFTRVGWRNNQRGEYWVLAQAFLILSFFVLPVYQPAIINKSSNLIYFVWAVAFGLGLVATIFLLKGLWDLGSNLTPLPYPKNDGQLVQTGVYRIVRHPLYSGVILAALSWTVFALSLSHLVGSAILFAFFDAKARKEEAWLTQKYPDYPDYCQRVKKLIPGIY, from the coding sequence ATGAAACTTTTAACTGATTGGGGCTTCACGCGTGTAGGATGGCGTAACAACCAACGAGGTGAATATTGGGTACTCGCCCAAGCTTTTTTGATATTGAGCTTTTTTGTGTTACCTGTTTACCAACCTGCCATAATTAACAAATCTAGTAATTTAATATACTTCGTATGGGCTGTAGCCTTTGGATTAGGATTAGTTGCTACTATTTTTCTTCTTAAAGGCTTGTGGGATCTAGGTAGTAATCTGACTCCGCTACCATACCCTAAAAACGACGGACAATTAGTGCAAACTGGCGTTTATCGTATCGTGCGCCATCCACTCTACAGTGGTGTCATCTTAGCTGCACTAAGTTGGACTGTGTTCGCACTCAGTTTGTCGCACTTAGTAGGAAGTGCAATTTTATTTGCTTTTTTTGATGCTAAGGCTAGAAAAGAAGAAGCCTGGCTAACCCAGAAGTATCCAGATTATCCAGACTATTGTCAACGCGTTAAAAAGCTAATTCCTGGAATTTATTAG
- a CDS encoding ChaN family lipoprotein, which produces MKLFIKKRLLHNLLILSLGLCWLYGIPTYAAYTFYPVKFSSLTLSRENLASSPQIISNLQDLLPHLAKANVVYLGETHNNLQHHQMQLEIIQSLHKQQPKIAIALEMFQRPYQQFLDQYIAGKLTEQELLEKTEYNQRWGFPWENYAPILRYAKANKLPVLALNTPSEVTRQVAREGLASLTPQQRQFIPPVTEIRTDNAEYRQMILDAFEQHQQAGHGSSSNFENFFLAQVLWDETMAEKITLFHQSQPNYQIVVLAGQGHIIYGHGIPSRVARRVHKLTQHSVLLSPPEEQINSNHRIADFVIKRDK; this is translated from the coding sequence ATGAAACTGTTTATTAAAAAGCGCCTGCTACACAATCTGTTAATTTTATCACTCGGACTTTGTTGGCTGTATGGCATTCCAACTTATGCAGCATATACGTTTTATCCAGTCAAATTTTCTTCGTTAACTCTATCAAGAGAAAATCTTGCTTCCTCGCCTCAAATTATTTCTAACCTGCAAGATCTTCTACCGCACCTAGCTAAAGCAAATGTAGTTTATTTAGGCGAAACGCACAATAACCTACAGCACCATCAAATGCAGTTGGAAATCATTCAATCGCTGCACAAGCAGCAACCTAAAATTGCGATCGCCCTCGAAATGTTCCAACGCCCTTATCAACAATTTCTCGATCAATACATTGCCGGAAAACTGACAGAACAAGAACTTTTAGAAAAAACCGAATATAACCAACGTTGGGGCTTTCCTTGGGAAAATTATGCCCCGATTCTTCGCTATGCTAAAGCAAATAAATTACCAGTCTTAGCCTTAAATACTCCTTCGGAAGTTACGCGCCAAGTCGCCCGCGAAGGATTAGCGAGTCTAACACCCCAACAAAGACAATTCATTCCGCCCGTTACAGAGATTCGCACAGACAACGCTGAGTATCGTCAAATGATTCTTGACGCCTTCGAGCAACATCAACAAGCTGGACACGGTTCAAGTTCAAATTTTGAAAACTTCTTCCTTGCTCAAGTTTTGTGGGATGAAACAATGGCAGAAAAAATTACGCTGTTTCACCAATCTCAACCTAATTATCAAATCGTTGTCTTAGCAGGACAAGGACACATTATTTACGGTCATGGTATTCCTAGTCGTGTGGCGCGTCGCGTACACAAACTCACTCAACACTCGGTACTGCTAAGTCCCCCAGAAGAACAGATAAATTCAAATCATCGCATCGCAGATTTTGTGATTAAGCGTGATAAATAG
- a CDS encoding BCD family MFS transporter, with the protein MANKASLKQIPPKINLLTMFRLGLFQMGLGIMSILTLGVLNRIMIKELAIPATLVAGTIAMHQFVAPARLWFGQLSDAKTIGGTHRTGYVWIGAALFAIASFLAVQVTWLLGNSVHSQGWTLTTYSLIALLGGIFALYGLALSSSSTPFAALLVDVSDEDNRSKLVGIVWSMLMVGIVIGAIVSGRLLPAPTTCQDAVVNSIYSNPQSLALLQNSINRLFILLPAVVFGLAVFSTFGVEKKYSRYTSRSTIANREDKITLSQALKVLTASRQTGLFFTFLLVMTISLFMQEAVMEPYGGEVFGMCVSDTTRLNAFWGTGTLLGISSTGFLVVPRIGKQKTALLGCLTVALSLSLVVLSGFSANPQMLQGALLLFGLASGVTTTGAISLMLDLTAAETAGTFIGAWGLAQAIARAVATVTGGAVLDIGRQIFSDRVLAYGLVFTVQAFGMLLAIWFLNRVDVAEFRSNAKNAIASILENELD; encoded by the coding sequence ATGGCAAACAAGGCTTCGTTGAAGCAGATTCCTCCGAAGATTAATCTTCTCACAATGTTCCGACTGGGCTTATTTCAGATGGGATTAGGCATTATGTCGATCCTGACGCTGGGAGTACTCAACCGGATCATGATTAAAGAATTAGCGATTCCGGCGACTTTGGTAGCAGGGACAATTGCTATGCATCAATTTGTAGCACCTGCAAGATTATGGTTTGGTCAGTTGTCGGATGCGAAAACGATTGGCGGAACGCACCGTACTGGTTATGTGTGGATTGGCGCAGCGTTATTTGCGATCGCGTCCTTTTTAGCCGTACAAGTCACATGGCTGTTAGGAAACAGCGTTCACTCGCAAGGTTGGACATTGACAACTTACAGCTTGATTGCACTGCTAGGAGGAATTTTTGCGCTGTACGGGTTAGCACTGAGTTCGAGTTCGACTCCTTTCGCTGCACTGCTTGTAGACGTTTCGGATGAAGACAATCGCTCTAAACTTGTTGGTATTGTATGGTCGATGTTAATGGTAGGGATCGTGATTGGTGCGATCGTCAGTGGGAGATTACTTCCTGCGCCTACAACTTGCCAAGACGCAGTTGTGAACTCGATCTATAGCAATCCGCAAAGTCTAGCGTTGCTCCAAAATTCGATTAACCGCTTGTTTATTCTGCTACCTGCGGTTGTGTTTGGGTTGGCAGTGTTCTCAACTTTTGGTGTAGAAAAGAAATATTCGCGTTACACATCGCGTTCGACGATCGCTAACCGCGAAGACAAAATTACGCTTTCTCAAGCTTTAAAAGTATTAACCGCTAGCCGTCAAACAGGTTTATTTTTCACGTTTTTGCTCGTCATGACGATTAGCTTATTTATGCAAGAAGCGGTGATGGAACCTTATGGCGGTGAAGTCTTTGGGATGTGCGTTTCAGACACGACGCGGTTAAACGCGTTTTGGGGAACGGGAACGCTTTTAGGTATTAGCAGTACAGGATTTTTGGTTGTACCGCGTATTGGCAAGCAAAAAACTGCGCTCTTAGGCTGTTTGACAGTTGCGCTCTCGTTATCATTAGTTGTACTATCGGGTTTTAGTGCGAATCCACAGATGTTGCAAGGAGCTTTATTATTATTTGGTTTAGCTTCTGGCGTCACGACAACAGGCGCAATTAGTTTGATGCTCGACTTAACCGCAGCAGAAACCGCCGGAACTTTTATCGGTGCGTGGGGATTAGCACAAGCGATCGCACGGGCGGTAGCAACTGTTACGGGTGGTGCAGTCCTCGATATTGGCAGGCAAATATTTAGCGATCGCGTTCTGGCTTACGGCTTAGTATTTACAGTGCAAGCATTTGGAATGCTTTTGGCAATTTGGTTTCTCAACCGCGTTGATGTGGCAGAATTTCGTTCAAACGCTAAAAACGCGATCGCCTCGATACTGGAGAATGAATTAGATTGA
- a CDS encoding vitamin K epoxide reductase family protein, with amino-acid sequence MSRRRSTPWIHRWSRPLIAAIALLGALTTAYLTIVKFTQSSTACPAGNCDLVLSSPYATVFGLPLALFGFLAYASMSAFALAPLAINPGRKKELRSQVENWTWLLLLAGAIAMTVFSGYLMYLLFSQIQATCIYCIASAIFSVSLLVLTIIGRAWDDIGQIFFTAIVVGMITLIGTLGIYAGVNQPTATTPGQTSTSLSPTTAPTPGVGWQITTTSGEAEIALARHLNQIGAREFVAWWCPHCHEQKQLFGQQAYAEINHIECAADGQNARPDLCQAAGIQSFPTWEINGQLYPGLRSLEELAELSGYTGPRNFQYSPS; translated from the coding sequence ATGAGTCGCCGACGATCTACTCCTTGGATACATCGATGGTCACGTCCGCTAATCGCAGCGATCGCGTTGCTAGGCGCACTGACTACCGCATACTTAACGATCGTAAAGTTTACCCAAAGTTCCACTGCTTGTCCTGCGGGAAACTGCGATCTCGTTCTTTCTAGCCCTTATGCCACAGTTTTTGGCTTACCGTTAGCTTTGTTTGGTTTCTTAGCTTACGCCAGCATGAGCGCGTTTGCTTTGGCACCTTTGGCAATCAACCCAGGACGCAAAAAAGAACTGCGTTCGCAAGTAGAAAATTGGACTTGGTTGCTACTGCTGGCTGGTGCGATCGCCATGACCGTCTTCAGTGGTTACTTGATGTATTTGCTCTTTTCGCAAATTCAAGCGACTTGTATTTACTGTATTGCCTCAGCGATCTTCTCAGTTAGCCTTTTAGTCCTCACGATTATTGGTCGGGCGTGGGACGATATCGGGCAAATTTTCTTTACCGCGATCGTTGTCGGTATGATTACCCTCATTGGGACTCTCGGTATCTACGCGGGAGTCAATCAACCAACCGCAACAACACCAGGACAAACCAGTACAAGTTTAAGCCCAACAACAGCGCCAACGCCTGGTGTGGGTTGGCAAATTACAACGACTTCTGGAGAAGCTGAAATAGCTTTAGCACGTCACCTAAATCAGATTGGTGCGAGAGAATTTGTCGCTTGGTGGTGTCCGCATTGCCACGAACAAAAGCAGTTGTTTGGACAACAAGCCTACGCCGAAATTAATCACATCGAGTGTGCTGCGGATGGTCAAAACGCGCGTCCCGATCTTTGTCAAGCCGCAGGTATTCAAAGCTTCCCAACCTGGGAAATCAATGGTCAGTTGTATCCTGGTTTAAGGTCTTTAGAAGAGTTAGCAGAACTTTCCGGCTACACAGGTCCACGCAATTTTCAGTACTCTCCCTCGTAA
- a CDS encoding aldo/keto reductase, with translation METIRLGQDGPAVTPLCIGTWAWGDKLFWNYGSDYDATQLREAFNAAVEAGTTFFDTAEIYGFGQSEEFLAQFMQQTTQPVQIATKFGPFPWRFTGQSVSDALTDSLKRLQLKKVPLYQVHWPFTFLLSQETLMNTLADEVQRGRIEAIGVSNYSAEQMREAHNLLAKRGVRLAVNQVRYSLITRQIETNGILDTARELGVTILAYSPLAQGLLTGKYSADNSETPTGARRIDPRFSKDGLRKIEPLLSLLREIGAKCDRTPAQVALNWLIAQGNVIPIAGAKTAAQVKQNAGALGWKLSEDEFTQLDLASRSWR, from the coding sequence GTGGAAACAATTAGATTAGGACAAGACGGTCCCGCAGTTACACCTTTGTGTATTGGTACGTGGGCTTGGGGCGACAAACTTTTCTGGAATTACGGTAGCGACTACGATGCAACTCAACTACGCGAAGCATTCAACGCTGCTGTAGAAGCAGGAACTACGTTCTTTGATACTGCCGAAATTTACGGATTTGGGCAGTCTGAAGAATTTTTAGCACAGTTCATGCAGCAGACAACGCAACCCGTCCAAATTGCAACTAAATTTGGTCCTTTCCCTTGGCGATTTACAGGTCAATCTGTATCGGATGCGTTAACCGATAGTTTAAAACGCCTGCAATTAAAAAAAGTACCACTTTATCAAGTTCATTGGCCTTTTACCTTTTTACTCAGTCAAGAAACCTTGATGAACACCTTAGCCGATGAAGTGCAACGCGGCAGAATTGAAGCAATCGGTGTCAGCAACTATTCCGCCGAACAAATGCGCGAAGCCCATAATTTATTAGCTAAGCGCGGCGTGCGTTTGGCGGTAAATCAAGTGCGTTACTCGCTGATTACGCGGCAAATTGAAACGAATGGTATCCTCGATACAGCACGCGAATTGGGCGTGACAATTTTGGCTTATAGCCCATTAGCACAGGGCTTACTAACAGGTAAATACTCAGCCGACAATTCTGAAACTCCTACTGGTGCGCGGCGAATTGATCCCCGTTTTAGCAAGGATGGTTTGCGGAAAATAGAACCGTTGTTATCTTTACTGCGAGAAATCGGTGCAAAATGCGATCGCACGCCTGCGCAAGTCGCACTCAACTGGTTAATCGCTCAAGGTAATGTTATCCCCATTGCTGGTGCAAAAACAGCCGCACAAGTCAAACAAAATGCTGGTGCTTTAGGCTGGAAACTGAGTGAAGACGAATTCACACAACTAGATTTAGCAAGTCGTTCTTGGCGATGA
- the rimO gene encoding 30S ribosomal protein S12 methylthiotransferase RimO: protein MGDKPTIAISHLGCEKNRIDTEHMLGLLVQAGYGVDTNEELADYVIVNTCSFIQAAREESVRTLVELADAGKKIVIAGCMAQHFQQELLEELPEAVAVVGTGDYHKIVNVIHRVEAGERVQEVTAEPTYIADETTPRYRTTTEGVAYLRVAEGCDYRCAFCIIPHLRGNQRSRSIESIVAEAKQLAAQGVQEIILISQITTNYGVDVYGEPRLAELLQALGKVGIPWIRMHYAYPTGLTPKVIEAIQATPNVLPYLDLPLQHSHPEVLRAMNRPWQGRVNDGIIERIKQAIPQAVLRTTFIVGFPGETKEHFEHLLQFVQRHEFDHVGVFTFSPEEGTPAYSLPNQLPQEVMEARRDAVMEIQQPISLRKNQQEVGKVVEVLIEQENPETGELVGRSARFSPEVDGLVYVQGAARLGSLVPVKITDADIYDLYGHVVNN, encoded by the coding sequence ATGGGTGATAAGCCAACAATTGCGATTTCTCATTTGGGCTGCGAGAAAAACCGAATCGATACGGAACACATGCTAGGGCTTTTAGTTCAAGCCGGCTATGGTGTAGATACAAATGAAGAACTAGCAGATTATGTCATCGTTAATACCTGTAGCTTTATTCAAGCGGCGCGGGAAGAATCTGTACGAACTTTGGTAGAACTAGCAGACGCGGGAAAAAAGATCGTAATCGCGGGCTGTATGGCGCAACACTTTCAGCAGGAACTCTTAGAAGAGTTGCCCGAAGCAGTAGCAGTGGTAGGAACAGGAGACTATCACAAAATTGTTAATGTAATTCATCGGGTTGAGGCAGGAGAACGCGTTCAAGAAGTGACTGCTGAACCAACGTATATTGCGGATGAGACAACACCACGCTATCGAACAACGACTGAAGGTGTCGCCTATCTCCGTGTTGCGGAAGGATGTGATTATCGCTGTGCGTTTTGCATTATTCCACATCTGCGAGGAAATCAGCGATCGCGCTCGATTGAATCGATTGTGGCAGAAGCCAAACAACTTGCAGCGCAAGGCGTCCAGGAAATTATCCTCATTTCGCAAATTACGACAAATTACGGTGTCGATGTTTACGGAGAACCGCGATTAGCCGAACTGCTGCAAGCATTAGGGAAAGTCGGTATTCCCTGGATTCGGATGCACTACGCCTATCCTACAGGACTGACACCAAAAGTCATTGAGGCAATTCAAGCAACGCCCAATGTTCTACCTTATTTAGACTTACCGTTACAGCACTCGCATCCAGAAGTTCTGCGCGCGATGAATCGTCCTTGGCAAGGGCGCGTCAACGACGGGATTATCGAACGCATCAAGCAAGCAATTCCGCAGGCGGTGCTACGAACAACGTTTATCGTTGGATTTCCTGGAGAGACAAAAGAACACTTTGAGCATCTACTGCAATTTGTTCAGCGTCATGAATTTGACCATGTTGGAGTATTTACATTCTCTCCAGAGGAAGGAACTCCGGCGTACAGTTTGCCAAATCAGTTACCGCAAGAAGTTATGGAAGCGCGACGCGATGCGGTGATGGAAATTCAGCAACCGATTTCGTTGCGTAAGAATCAACAAGAAGTCGGCAAAGTCGTAGAAGTGCTGATCGAGCAAGAAAATCCAGAAACTGGAGAACTCGTGGGACGTTCTGCCCGATTTTCTCCGGAAGTTGATGGTTTAGTTTACGTTCAGGGTGCAGCGCGGCTAGGTTCTCTGGTACCAGTCAAGATTACCGATGCCGATATTTACGACCTTTATGGTCATGTCGTTAACAACTAG